One window of the Nicotiana tabacum cultivar K326 chromosome 4, ASM71507v2, whole genome shotgun sequence genome contains the following:
- the LOC107781494 gene encoding calcium-dependent protein kinase 32, whose translation MGNCCAVPSTTDIDEQKRGKNKPNPFSTHNHGNGGCKSYVLENPTGHDIETTYELGRELGRGEFGVTYLCTEKSTGEFYACKSISKKKLRTRIDIEDVRREVEIMKNLPQHPNIVTLKDTYEDDIAVHLVMELCEGGELFDRIVTRGHYTERAAAAVTRTIVEVIQMCHKHGVMHRDLKPENFLFGNKKETAPLKAIDFGLSVFFKPGERFNEIVGSPYYMAPEVLKRNYGPEVDVWSAGVILYILLCGVPPFWAETEQGVAQAIIRSVVDFRRDPWPKVSDNAKDLVKKMLNPDPSKRLTAQEVLDHPWIQNAKRAPNVSLGETVKARLKQFSMMNKLKKRALRVIAEHLSVEEVAGIKEGFKLMDIGNKGKIDMNELKVGLQKLGHQVPDTDVQILMDAGDVDKDGYLDYGEFVAISVHLRKMGNDEHLKKAFEFFDKNQTGYIEIDELREALSDEIETNSEEVISAIMQDADTDKDGRISFDEFAAMMKAGTDWRKASRQYSRERYNSLSLKLMKDGSLHGNDDSR comes from the exons atgggaaattgttGTGCGGTACCTAGTACTACTGATATAGATGAGCAGAAAAGGGGAAAAAATAAACCAAATCCATTTTCTACGCATAATCATGGAAATGGTGGGTGCAAATCCTATGTGTTGGAAAATCCAACAGGTCATGATATTGAGACCACATATGAACTAGGACGTGAGCTTGGCAGAGGTGAATTTGGGGTTACATATTTATGTACTGAGAAATCTACAGGTGAATTTTATGCTTGTAAATCAATATCCAAGAAGAAGCTAAGGACTAGAATAGATATTGAGGATGTGAGGAGAGAGGTTGAGATTATGAAGAATTTGCCTCAGCATCCTAATATTGTTACCTTAAAGGATACTTATGAGGATGATATTGCAGTTCATTTAGTGATGGAGTTGTGTGAGGGTGGTGAGCTCTTTGATCGGATTGTCACGAGGGGGCATTATACTGAGAGGGCTGCAGCAGCTGTGACTCGCACTATTGTCGAAGTAATTCAG ATGTGCCATAAGCATGGTGTCATGCATCGGGATCTCAAACCTGAAAATTTCTTGTTCGGAAACAAGAAGGAAACAGCACCACTGAAGGCAATTGATTTTGGGCTCTCAGTATTCTTTAAGCCTG GAGAGAGATTTAATGAGATTGTGGGAAGTCCCTATTACATGGCTCCTGAGGTGTTGAAGAGAAACTATGGTCCAGAAGTAGATGTATGGAGTGCTGGAGTCATTCTTTACATCTTGCTATGTGGTGTCCCACCCTTTTGGGCAG AAACTGAACAAGGAGTTGCTCAAGCGATCATTCGATCTGTTGTGGATTTTAGAAGAGATCCTTGGCCAAAGGTCTCTGATAATGCAAAGGACCTTGTGAAGAAGATGCTCAACCCTGACCCTAGCAAGAGGCTTACTGCTCAGGAAGTGCTAG ATCATCCTTGGATACAAAATGCTAAAAGGGCGCCAAATGTTTCTCTCGGTGAAACAGTGAAAGCAAGGCTCAAGCAATTTTCTATGATGAACAAGCTTAAGAAAAGAGCTTTAAGG GTTATTGCTGAGCATTTGTCTGTGGAGGAGGTGGCTGGAATAAAGGAGGGATTCAAATTGATGGACATAGGAAACAAAGGGAAGATTGACATGAATGAGTTGAAAGTTGGATTGCAGAAGCTTGGACATCAAGTCCCAGATACTGACGTACAAATTCTAATGGATGCT GGCGATGTTGATAAAGATGGATATCTGGACTATGGGGAGTTTGTGGCAATCTCAGTCCACCTTAGGAAGATGGGCAATGATGAGCACTTGAAGAAGGCATTTGAATTTTTTGATAAGAACCAAACTGGGTATATAGAGATTGACGAGTTAAGGGAGGCATTATCTGACGAGATTGAAACCAACAGTGAAGAAGTTATTAGTGCAATTATGCAAGACGCGGACACGGACAAG GACGGACGCATAAGTTTTGATGAGTTTGCTGCAATGATGAAGGCTGGTACAGATTGGAGAAAGGCATCACGACAGTATTCACGAGAACGATATAATAGCCTCAGCTTGAAATTGATGAAAGATGGATCCTTACATGGGAATGATGATAGTAGATAG